In a single window of the Campylobacter hyointestinalis subsp. lawsonii genome:
- a CDS encoding F0F1 ATP synthase subunit C, producing MKKILFLVVALASFAFGADGEQIKAFSVVAAGIGLGVAALGGAIGMGHTAAATILGTARNPGLGGKLLTTMFIALAMIEAQVIYALVIALIALYANPFLG from the coding sequence ATGAAAAAAATTCTTTTTCTTGTAGTGGCTTTAGCAAGTTTTGCTTTTGGTGCTGATGGCGAACAAATCAAAGCATTTTCAGTTGTGGCAGCTGGCATCGGTCTTGGTGTTGCAGCACTTGGTGGTGCTATCGGTATGGGACATACTGCAGCAGCAACAATACTAGGAACAGCTAGAAACCCAGGTCTTGGCGGAAAGCTTTTAACTACGATGTTTATCGCTCTTGCGATGATCGAAGCACAAGTTATTTACGCACTTGTTATCGCTCTTATCGCACTTTATGCTAACCCATTTTTAGGTTAA
- a CDS encoding YqaE/Pmp3 family membrane protein translates to MRFLICLILPWLGFFTIGRPIAGIICLILQFTLIGWLPATIWAIYSLSQYKTDKKIEKMVKNKEEMR, encoded by the coding sequence ATGCGTTTTTTAATATGTTTAATTCTGCCATGGCTGGGATTTTTTACCATTGGTCGGCCTATTGCTGGCATTATATGCTTGATTTTACAATTCACACTTATCGGTTGGCTACCTGCTACCATATGGGCCATCTACTCTCTTAGTCAATACAAAACAGATAAGAAAATTGAAAAAATGGTGAAAAATAAGGAGGAAATGCGATAA
- the argH gene encoding argininosuccinate lyase has translation MQKMWEGRFSESSSELLESFNASIDFDKALYKQDIFGSIAHANMLGTTGILTKEQSQAIVNGLKSVLKEIEDGKFEFKTQDEDIHMSVEKRLSDLIGKELGGKLHTARSRNDQVALDFRLFVRQETINISKLVLNLIKTLKDIALTSKDILMPGFTHLQHAQPVSLSFHMLAYAFMFKRDYERLLSSYERNDLSPLGSCALAGTPHQIDRQIVANELGFKGVTQNAMDSVSDRDFALEILFNISLIFMHTSRLCEELILWSSSEFRYITISDKFSTGSSIMPQKKNPDVAELIRGKTGRVYGNLIGLLTVMKSLPLAYNKDMQEDKEGVFDSVETAKTSLVILEQMLKTTKFNKDFMLKACKTGHLSATDLADYLVKEHKIPFREAHFITGRCVKLAEDNGKDISELSLDELKSIDERIENRALEVLKLLNSKEARKSIGGTSNQSVDIQLDLIEEFIKANS, from the coding sequence ATGCAAAAAATGTGGGAAGGGCGTTTTAGCGAAAGTAGTAGCGAACTTTTAGAATCTTTTAACGCTTCTATAGACTTCGATAAAGCTCTGTATAAGCAAGATATATTTGGCTCCATAGCTCACGCAAATATGTTAGGGACTACTGGTATACTTACAAAAGAGCAAAGCCAAGCCATTGTTAATGGGCTAAAATCTGTATTAAAAGAGATAGAAGACGGCAAATTTGAGTTTAAAACGCAAGACGAAGATATACATATGTCCGTTGAAAAAAGGCTTTCAGACCTCATAGGAAAAGAGCTTGGTGGCAAACTCCACACTGCAAGAAGTAGAAACGATCAAGTAGCGCTTGATTTTAGATTATTTGTAAGACAAGAAACTATAAACATCTCAAAGCTCGTTTTAAATTTAATAAAAACCTTAAAAGATATCGCACTAACTAGCAAAGATATACTTATGCCAGGCTTCACTCATTTACAACACGCTCAGCCAGTAAGCCTTAGTTTTCATATGCTAGCCTACGCATTTATGTTTAAAAGAGATTATGAAAGACTGCTTTCTAGTTATGAGAGAAATGATCTTAGCCCTCTTGGCTCATGTGCGCTTGCTGGAACTCCGCATCAGATAGACCGCCAAATAGTTGCAAATGAGCTTGGATTTAAAGGAGTCACTCAAAATGCTATGGATAGCGTTAGTGATCGTGACTTTGCACTAGAAATTTTATTTAATATAAGTCTTATTTTTATGCATACATCAAGACTATGCGAAGAGCTGATCCTTTGGAGTAGTAGCGAGTTTAGATACATAACTATAAGTGATAAATTTAGCACCGGCTCAAGTATAATGCCACAAAAGAAAAACCCCGATGTAGCAGAGCTAATCAGAGGAAAAACAGGTCGCGTTTATGGCAATCTTATAGGGCTACTAACGGTTATGAAAAGCCTACCTTTAGCTTACAATAAAGATATGCAAGAAGACAAAGAAGGCGTTTTTGATAGCGTTGAGACAGCAAAAACTTCACTTGTCATATTAGAACAGATGTTGAAAACAACCAAATTTAATAAAGATTTTATGCTCAAAGCTTGTAAAACAGGGCATTTAAGTGCTACTGATTTGGCTGATTATCTAGTAAAGGAGCATAAAATCCCATTTCGTGAAGCCCACTTTATCACCGGACGCTGCGTAAAACTAGCGGAAGATAATGGCAAGGATATAAGCGAACTAAGCTTAGACGAGCTAAAAAGCATAGATGAGCGTATAGAAAACAGGGCTTTGGAAGTATTAAAACTCTTAAATTCAAAAGAAGCTAGAAAATCTATCGGTGGCACAAGCAACCAAAGCGTAGATATCCAGCTTGATCTGATAGAAGAATTTATAAAAGCAAATAGCTGA
- the msrB gene encoding peptide-methionine (R)-S-oxide reductase MsrB, whose amino-acid sequence MRKNVKKLLVFVIFMTLFLNAKESDMRNLKDIYLAGGCFWGTQAYFDKIRGVIKTDVGYANGNSDKTDYYSLHYSGHAETVHITFDKNVVSLAEILAHYFRIIDPFSVNKQGNDVGLQYRTGIYYNDSSLENEIFEFIKHEQTKYDKKIAVEVEPLKNYVLAEEYHQKYLDKNPGGYCHVDLSLADKPLYDESKFKVPSKDELKVKLSDLQYAVTQEKATERPYSSEYDKFDKKGIYVDIVSKKPLFSSSDKFDAGCGWPSFTKPITTDALRYNRDFSHGMDRIEVISSLANSHLGHVFTDGPKDKGGLRYCINGASLKFIPLEDMEKEGYKDYIIYVK is encoded by the coding sequence ATGAGGAAAAACGTGAAAAAATTATTAGTTTTTGTTATATTTATGACACTATTTTTAAATGCAAAGGAGAGCGATATGAGAAATTTAAAAGATATATATTTGGCTGGTGGTTGCTTTTGGGGGACACAGGCGTATTTCGATAAGATACGAGGGGTTATAAAAACTGATGTTGGATATGCAAACGGTAATAGCGACAAGACTGATTATTACTCACTTCATTACTCAGGTCATGCCGAGACTGTTCATATAACATTTGATAAAAACGTAGTGAGTTTGGCTGAGATTTTGGCTCATTATTTTAGGATAATAGATCCATTTTCAGTAAATAAACAAGGAAATGACGTCGGCTTGCAGTATAGAACTGGAATTTATTATAATGATAGCAGTTTGGAAAATGAGATATTTGAATTTATAAAACACGAACAGACAAAATACGATAAAAAGATCGCAGTAGAAGTAGAGCCGCTTAAGAATTATGTTTTGGCTGAGGAGTATCATCAAAAGTATTTGGATAAAAATCCGGGCGGTTACTGCCATGTTGATCTAAGCCTTGCAGATAAGCCACTTTATGATGAAAGTAAATTTAAAGTGCCTTCAAAAGACGAACTTAAGGTAAAATTATCTGATTTACAGTATGCAGTAACTCAAGAAAAAGCTACGGAGCGACCTTATAGTAGCGAGTATGATAAATTTGATAAAAAAGGAATTTATGTAGATATCGTGAGTAAAAAACCGCTTTTTAGCTCAAGCGATAAATTTGACGCAGGGTGCGGCTGGCCTAGTTTTACGAAGCCTATCACTACTGACGCACTTAGATATAATCGCGATTTTAGCCACGGCATGGATAGAATAGAAGTCATTTCAAGCCTTGCTAATAGCCATTTAGGTCATGTTTTTACTGATGGCCCAAAAGATAAAGGCGGGCTAAGATACTGCATAAATGGCGCTTCTTTGAAATTTATACCGCTTGAAGATATGGAAAAAGAAGGGTATAAGGATTATATAATCTATGTTAAATAA
- the pckA gene encoding phosphoenolpyruvate carboxykinase (ATP), giving the protein MIKDLDKLGLTGIKKIYHNLSYEELFEHEKNNNEGYVTSNGTFGVDTGIFTGRSPKDKYFVKQEPSEKYIAWGKVNKPISKEIFNKLLSKAKKQLSNKEIYIQDVYCGSSLASRKSIRFITEVAWQAHFVKNMFIRPKEEELENFKPDFIVYNACKCVNDEYKQDGLNSEVFVAFDIEENICIIGGTWYGGEMKKGIFSMMNYWLPLENKLSMHCSANVGKNGDTALFFGLSGTGKTTLSTDPNRALIGDDEHGWDDEGVFNFEGGCYAKCINLDPKNEPEIFGAIKRDALLENVCCDECGCVDYDDASKTENTRVSYPIEHIENHEQSLKAGHPKNIIFLTADAFGILPPVSKLTKEQAMYYFLSGYTAKVAGTERGITEPQATFSACFGEPFMPLHPTVYARLLGEKIDKHNVNVYLVNTGWSGGAYGVGKRMSIKATRACINAILDGSIKKCEFENFDKFDLAIPKKLEGVETKLLNPINTWNDKNEYIAARDKLANMFIENFKRYEDVEEGVQFAKAGPKN; this is encoded by the coding sequence ATGATAAAGGATCTAGACAAATTAGGGCTCACGGGTATAAAAAAAATTTATCACAATTTAAGTTATGAAGAGCTTTTTGAACACGAAAAAAACAATAACGAAGGTTATGTAACTAGCAACGGAACTTTTGGCGTGGATACTGGTATATTTACAGGTAGAAGTCCCAAAGACAAATACTTTGTAAAGCAAGAACCGAGCGAGAAATACATAGCTTGGGGTAAAGTAAATAAACCCATAAGCAAAGAGATTTTCAACAAACTACTATCAAAAGCAAAAAAGCAACTAAGCAATAAAGAAATTTACATACAAGACGTATATTGTGGCTCAAGTCTAGCAAGTAGAAAAAGTATAAGATTTATAACCGAAGTCGCGTGGCAAGCACACTTTGTAAAAAATATGTTTATACGCCCAAAAGAAGAAGAACTTGAAAATTTCAAACCTGATTTTATCGTATATAATGCTTGCAAATGTGTAAATGACGAGTATAAACAAGACGGCTTAAACTCAGAGGTTTTTGTAGCTTTTGATATAGAAGAAAACATCTGCATAATCGGCGGAACTTGGTATGGCGGAGAGATGAAAAAAGGTATATTCTCTATGATGAATTACTGGCTTCCATTAGAAAATAAACTCTCTATGCACTGCTCGGCAAACGTTGGTAAAAATGGCGATACTGCACTATTTTTTGGACTTAGTGGCACTGGAAAAACGACTCTTTCAACAGATCCTAATCGTGCCTTGATAGGTGATGATGAGCATGGCTGGGACGATGAGGGTGTGTTTAACTTTGAGGGTGGATGCTACGCAAAATGTATAAATTTAGACCCAAAAAACGAACCTGAAATCTTCGGCGCGATCAAAAGAGATGCTCTTTTAGAAAATGTATGTTGTGATGAATGCGGTTGTGTAGATTATGATGACGCTAGTAAAACAGAAAATACAAGAGTAAGCTATCCTATAGAGCATATAGAAAACCATGAGCAAAGCTTAAAAGCTGGACATCCAAAGAATATCATATTTTTAACAGCAGACGCATTTGGTATATTGCCACCTGTTTCAAAACTCACAAAAGAACAAGCTATGTATTATTTTTTAAGCGGATATACGGCTAAGGTAGCTGGTACTGAGCGTGGTATCACTGAGCCTCAAGCTACATTTTCAGCTTGTTTTGGCGAACCGTTTATGCCACTTCACCCTACTGTTTATGCAAGACTTCTTGGCGAAAAAATAGATAAACACAATGTAAATGTCTATCTAGTAAATACCGGCTGGAGTGGCGGTGCATATGGCGTTGGTAAAAGAATGAGTATCAAGGCTACTAGGGCTTGTATAAATGCGATACTAGATGGAAGTATAAAAAAATGCGAATTCGAGAACTTTGACAAATTTGATCTTGCGATACCAAAAAAACTTGAAGGAGTTGAAACAAAACTCTTAAATCCTATAAATACTTGGAATGACAAAAACGAATACATAGCAGCTAGAGATAAACTTGCAAATATGTTTATAGAAAATTTCAAACGCTATGAAGACGTAGAAGAAGGCGTACAATTCGCAAAAGCCGGTCCAAAAAATTAA
- a CDS encoding acyl-CoA thioesterase, with translation MKNMGEPRIKIVAMPSDTNPAGNIFGGWILSQIDLAGSIAAKELAPTRVVTISMKEVIFKEPVFIGDIVSCYAKVTNVGNTSITTAVKVVVERLNDGGFLECVPVTTAEVTYVSVDKSGNKKPISAELKRLHGFLN, from the coding sequence ATGAAAAATATGGGCGAGCCTAGGATCAAAATAGTAGCTATGCCTAGTGATACTAATCCTGCTGGAAATATATTTGGTGGATGGATTTTATCTCAGATTGACCTTGCTGGTTCAATAGCGGCTAAAGAGTTAGCGCCGACTCGTGTAGTGACTATATCTATGAAAGAAGTCATCTTCAAAGAGCCTGTTTTTATAGGAGATATAGTGAGTTGCTACGCAAAAGTCACAAATGTAGGAAACACATCTATAACTACTGCTGTAAAAGTTGTGGTTGAACGCTTAAATGACGGTGGTTTTTTAGAGTGCGTACCGGTAACTACAGCTGAGGTTACTTATGTAAGCGTTGATAAATCAGGCAATAAAAAGCCGATAAGTGCTGAGTTAAAAAGACTTCATGGTTTTTTAAATTAA
- the ciaB gene encoding invasion protein CiaB: MNDFVALNELVKKQKNELNNLYKNMDNEVVSKALNLCSLDSSNVNKIAVLRRIVDLNETGIINELKNSGKNEDEIDVIKAKMYDFVSEFYINRHLNLINEIEEKGILEPFYLELIKSIHRIGISLSKMQKTWQKSIIETTNKEFETKFESIAKANEFITKNRLYQINPDNSRCDRVYGAVIKNGENYRLVPYAVSFKDEMKSVKDAFETSLVNLEKLSKTKDDESYVIYLAKLKNAFLQTDNDLVIASWQDAERAWMDTKGKIQIGHPLEYYEDAYTHAVALEWDIRLVDNLSVDETKFKNSIKESFDEIYSKTGVKNQNMVNLVHSNIDKTQLYISVPMVYYAAEFNGLFSAQVVPNDEIVSLECGKKIFAFVNFVYESTKAKPFMKLASEIFDKDFLDFGREILYKKPEIWKKVYEISTIGHEFGHILFIDSDTESAMNKSGEFKFIEEYKATTGGLINFFLHEDDTYKMAVFHELIKRSIGLIAWQKVTETRAYYCEGLIHLSLLFRSGVLKFDGKKLKINFTQNSYESFKNQAMQNYIDLATHYSNKLNAGEFLAKFAKFEDEIYLPQDRETLEFVKFYYQKYEKMANEIDDSGEWQKWQQA, translated from the coding sequence ATGAATGACTTCGTAGCCCTAAATGAGCTAGTCAAAAAACAAAAAAACGAGCTAAATAATTTATATAAAAATATGGATAATGAGGTAGTTTCAAAAGCTTTAAATTTATGCTCTTTAGATAGTTCTAATGTCAATAAAATAGCGGTTTTGAGACGTATTGTAGATCTAAATGAAACTGGGATCATAAACGAACTTAAAAATAGTGGCAAAAACGAGGACGAGATAGATGTCATAAAAGCTAAAATGTATGATTTTGTAAGCGAGTTTTATATAAATCGCCACTTAAATTTGATAAACGAGATAGAAGAAAAAGGCATTTTAGAGCCGTTTTATTTGGAGCTCATTAAGTCAATACATCGCATCGGTATATCTCTAAGCAAAATGCAAAAAACATGGCAAAAAAGCATCATAGAGACTACAAACAAGGAATTTGAAACTAAATTTGAGAGTATCGCAAAAGCAAACGAGTTTATCACCAAAAACAGACTTTATCAGATAAATCCGGATAATTCACGCTGCGATAGGGTTTATGGCGCAGTGATAAAAAACGGTGAGAATTATAGGCTAGTGCCTTACGCAGTCTCTTTTAAAGATGAGATGAAAAGCGTAAAAGATGCTTTTGAAACTAGTCTAGTAAATTTAGAAAAATTAAGCAAAACAAAAGATGATGAAAGCTATGTAATATACTTAGCAAAACTAAAAAACGCATTTTTACAAACAGATAATGATCTTGTGATAGCTAGCTGGCAAGATGCTGAGCGTGCGTGGATGGATACTAAAGGCAAAATTCAAATAGGTCATCCATTAGAGTATTACGAAGACGCTTATACACACGCAGTAGCGCTCGAATGGGACATCAGGCTAGTTGATAATTTAAGCGTTGATGAGACTAAATTTAAAAATAGCATAAAAGAAAGCTTTGATGAGATCTACTCAAAAACCGGTGTAAAAAACCAAAATATGGTAAATTTAGTACATTCAAACATAGATAAAACTCAGCTTTATATATCTGTGCCTATGGTGTATTACGCTGCTGAGTTTAACGGTCTTTTTTCTGCTCAAGTCGTGCCAAATGATGAAATAGTAAGTCTTGAGTGTGGCAAAAAGATATTTGCTTTTGTAAATTTCGTATATGAAAGCACAAAGGCTAAGCCTTTTATGAAACTAGCAAGTGAGATTTTTGATAAAGATTTCTTGGATTTTGGTAGGGAAATTTTGTATAAAAAACCTGAAATTTGGAAAAAAGTCTATGAGATCTCAACTATCGGACATGAGTTTGGGCATATTTTATTTATAGATAGCGACACGGAAAGCGCTATGAACAAAAGCGGAGAATTTAAATTTATAGAAGAGTATAAAGCTACGACTGGCGGACTTATAAATTTCTTTTTGCATGAAGATGATACTTATAAAATGGCCGTATTTCACGAACTTATCAAAAGAAGCATAGGACTAATAGCGTGGCAAAAAGTCACCGAAACAAGGGCGTATTATTGTGAGGGGCTCATACATCTAAGCCTACTTTTTAGATCAGGAGTTTTAAAATTTGATGGTAAAAAACTAAAGATAAACTTCACTCAAAATAGCTACGAAAGCTTTAAAAATCAAGCTATGCAAAACTACATAGACCTAGCAACGCATTATTCAAACAAGCTTAACGCAGGAGAGTTTTTGGCTAAATTTGCTAAGTTTGAAGATGAAATTTACTTACCGCAAGATAGAGAAACACTGGAATTTGTGAAGTTCTACTACCAAAAATATGAAAAAATGGCAAACGAGATCGATGATAGTGGCGAATGGCAAAAATGGCAGCAGGCATAA
- a CDS encoding methyl-accepting chemotaxis protein produces MTKFATQVSEDAKSQEKLASDVALLNQEAANIKGILTSITDIADQTNLLALNAAIEAARAGEYGKGFAVVADEVRKLAERTQKSLNEIDVTINTIVQFIDNLSTQISQNVKNFFAFVDDSSDIKVTMDSVLEKMKEVSLISQNSINDSKELQNETKMLLENNKILNDNLQDISDEMDKISSRANDLDQKTLEIGSKINEFKF; encoded by the coding sequence ATGACTAAATTTGCTACTCAAGTAAGCGAAGATGCGAAAAGTCAAGAAAAATTAGCTTCTGATGTGGCTTTGTTAAATCAAGAAGCGGCAAACATAAAAGGAATTTTGACTTCCATAACAGATATCGCAGATCAGACCAATTTACTAGCTTTAAATGCAGCCATAGAAGCAGCTAGAGCAGGGGAGTATGGAAAAGGTTTTGCCGTTGTTGCTGATGAGGTGCGAAAACTAGCTGAAAGAACTCAAAAGTCGCTAAATGAGATAGATGTTACCATAAATACAATAGTTCAATTTATAGACAATCTAAGCACACAAATTTCACAAAATGTTAAAAATTTCTTTGCTTTTGTTGATGATTCTAGTGATATAAAAGTCACTATGGATAGTGTTCTTGAAAAAATGAAAGAAGTAAGTTTGATATCTCAAAATAGCATAAATGACTCAAAAGAGCTACAAAATGAGACCAAAATGCTACTAGAAAACAATAAAATATTAAACGATAATCTCCAAGATATATCAGATGAGATGGATAAAATCAGCTCTAGAGCAAATGATCTTGACCAAAAAACTCTTGAGATAGGCAGTAAGATAAACGAGTTTAAATTCTAA
- a CDS encoding biotin/lipoyl-containing protein — protein sequence MAKKFIDIMDTTFRDGFQSVFGARVLMDDFLPAVSAAKEAGINHFEFGGGARFQSLYFYLNEDAFVMMDKFREAAGKEANLQTLSRGVNTVTLDTGSRELVDLHAKLFAKHSTNTIRNFDALNDVKNLQYSGERIVHHGLKHEVVVTMMDLPPNCVGAHDAAFYEKSLRDILDAGIKFDSVCFKDASGTSSPEKVYQTIKMARKLLGDSVHIRLHTHETAGVSVACYLAALEAGADGIDLAASPVSGGTSQPDILTMLHAVKGKNYDLGGLDVEKILKYEEVLQDCLKDYFMPPEAIQVSPLIPFSPMPGGALTANTQMMRDNNILDKFPAVIKAMREVVEKGGYGTSVTPVSQFYFQQAFNNVMFGPWKKIADGYGKMVLGYFGKTPVEPNNEIVELASKQLGLEPTKESAIDIADKDETKSLAYTKAILEKEGIEQTEENIFIAAACKEKGIAYLKGEGKVMVRKIGDLGNSCKPNSKQADTNKYSVVVNGNKYNVEVSDGFDNFEIKSVTKVETSKPKAEIKSSSDSSSQNEIRATMSAGVFKILVKVGDTVGKGQTLIILEAMKMEIPIESPTAGVVSEIFVSQGETVEDGQVLLKL from the coding sequence ATGGCAAAAAAATTTATAGACATTATGGATACCACATTTCGCGATGGTTTCCAATCTGTATTTGGGGCTAGAGTCTTAATGGATGACTTCTTACCCGCAGTTAGCGCGGCAAAAGAAGCCGGTATAAACCACTTCGAATTTGGTGGCGGAGCTAGATTTCAAAGTTTGTATTTTTATTTAAATGAAGATGCTTTTGTGATGATGGATAAATTTAGAGAAGCTGCTGGAAAAGAAGCAAACCTACAAACTCTATCACGTGGCGTAAATACCGTTACATTAGATACCGGAAGTCGCGAACTAGTCGATCTTCACGCAAAACTTTTTGCAAAACACAGCACAAATACAATCAGAAATTTTGATGCATTAAATGACGTAAAAAATTTACAATACAGCGGAGAAAGAATAGTTCATCACGGGCTAAAACATGAAGTAGTAGTTACTATGATGGATCTTCCGCCAAACTGCGTTGGAGCTCATGATGCTGCATTTTATGAAAAAAGTTTAAGAGATATACTTGATGCTGGTATCAAATTTGACAGCGTATGTTTTAAAGATGCAAGTGGAACAAGCAGTCCTGAAAAAGTATATCAAACTATAAAAATGGCTAGAAAACTACTTGGTGATAGTGTTCATATCCGTCTTCATACCCATGAAACTGCCGGCGTAAGTGTAGCTTGCTACCTTGCAGCACTTGAAGCAGGCGCTGATGGTATAGATTTAGCTGCATCTCCAGTAAGCGGAGGAACTAGCCAACCTGATATCCTTACTATGCTTCACGCAGTTAAAGGCAAAAACTACGATCTTGGCGGACTTGACGTAGAAAAAATCCTAAAATATGAAGAGGTATTACAAGACTGTTTAAAAGACTATTTTATGCCGCCTGAAGCCATTCAAGTAAGCCCTCTAATACCTTTCTCTCCTATGCCTGGTGGCGCACTTACTGCAAATACTCAGATGATGAGAGACAACAACATACTAGATAAATTTCCAGCAGTCATAAAAGCTATGAGAGAAGTAGTAGAAAAAGGCGGATATGGAACAAGCGTGACCCCTGTTAGTCAGTTTTACTTCCAACAAGCATTTAATAATGTGATGTTTGGACCATGGAAAAAGATAGCAGACGGATATGGAAAAATGGTTCTTGGATACTTTGGAAAAACACCAGTTGAACCAAACAATGAGATAGTGGAGCTTGCTAGCAAACAGCTCGGTCTTGAACCTACAAAAGAGAGTGCTATAGATATCGCAGATAAAGACGAAACAAAATCACTCGCCTATACAAAAGCTATCCTTGAAAAAGAAGGAATCGAACAAACCGAAGAAAATATCTTTATAGCAGCCGCTTGTAAAGAAAAAGGAATAGCCTATTTAAAAGGCGAAGGCAAAGTTATGGTAAGAAAGATCGGCGATTTGGGGAATTCTTGCAAACCAAATTCAAAACAAGCAGATACAAACAAATACAGCGTAGTTGTAAATGGAAATAAATATAATGTTGAAGTTAGCGATGGATTTGATAATTTTGAGATAAAATCTGTTACAAAAGTAGAGACTAGCAAACCAAAAGCAGAGATCAAAAGTAGTAGCGATAGTAGTAGCCAAAATGAGATAAGAGCCACTATGTCAGCAGGGGTATTTAAGATACTAGTAAAAGTCGGTGATACAGTTGGTAAAGGTCAAACTCTCATCATACTAGAAGCTATGAAAATGGAAATTCCTATAGAATCGCCAACTGCAGGTGTAGTAAGTGAAATTTTTGTATCTCAAGGAGAAACAGTAGAAGACGGACAAGTGCTTCTAAAATTATAA
- a CDS encoding sodium-dependent transporter, translating to MMIEKFSKIGFVLAMAGSAVGLGNAWKFPTMVGNNGGSAFILLYIVLTLGIAVVVFLAELSIGKLGESDLVSSLHKLAPNHKKQWSLAGFFMITAVLIASFYMIVIGWILKYTFMSFGSIPKDAVSAGETFGNLVTNDLLSVFICFSIVFLIVFYVVSKGIKSGIEKLNLWMMPSLFVLLILLLLYSIFESGRFSDALSFIFIPDFSKILNPTIILQALGLAFFSMSMGVGTVSTYAASLPDGTNLVKSTFSIVFINILIGIMMGLVVFSFIPIVDGQPASEGAGLIFVSLASLFAQMGLVGNFLAVLFFVSLLFAGITSAVSMIEPFTLYLINKFKFTRKKALVTIGIVVYILGLFCIFSYYGITSNLFSLPKELLNTQKPIPFFDVLDFMTSNILMPLGAITFSIFVGWVLKREGIYILFSRFMSKNVFEIWYFTLRFVAPMAILTIGVYQLIVKLS from the coding sequence ATGATGATAGAAAAATTTTCTAAAATCGGTTTCGTTCTTGCTATGGCAGGAAGTGCAGTGGGACTTGGAAATGCTTGGAAATTCCCAACAATGGTCGGAAACAACGGGGGCTCGGCTTTCATACTGCTTTATATCGTGCTTACGCTTGGCATCGCCGTAGTCGTGTTTTTAGCAGAGCTTAGTATAGGAAAGTTAGGTGAGAGCGATCTTGTGAGTTCGCTACACAAACTAGCTCCAAATCATAAAAAGCAGTGGAGTTTAGCTGGATTTTTTATGATAACGGCCGTACTTATAGCTTCATTTTATATGATAGTTATCGGCTGGATATTAAAATATACTTTTATGAGCTTTGGCTCCATTCCCAAAGACGCCGTAAGCGCCGGAGAAACATTTGGAAATTTAGTTACAAATGATCTTTTGAGCGTATTTATATGCTTTAGTATAGTATTTTTGATAGTATTTTACGTAGTTTCAAAAGGTATAAAAAGCGGTATAGAAAAACTAAATTTATGGATGATGCCATCTTTATTTGTATTGCTTATTTTATTGCTTTTATATTCTATTTTTGAGAGTGGCAGATTTAGCGATGCTCTAAGCTTTATATTTATTCCCGATTTTAGCAAGATTTTAAACCCGACTATTATTTTACAAGCTTTAGGACTTGCATTTTTCTCTATGTCGATGGGCGTAGGAACAGTTTCTACATACGCTGCAAGCTTGCCTGATGGAACAAATTTAGTTAAATCCACATTTTCGATAGTATTTATAAATATATTAATAGGAATAATGATGGGGCTTGTAGTTTTTTCGTTTATCCCTATCGTCGATGGACAGCCTGCAAGTGAGGGTGCTGGACTTATCTTTGTTTCTTTGGCTTCGCTTTTTGCACAAATGGGGCTTGTCGGAAACTTTCTTGCGGTACTATTTTTCGTCTCATTGCTATTTGCAGGTATTACGTCCGCAGTTTCTATGATAGAGCCATTTACGCTTTATCTTATAAATAAATTCAAATTTACTAGAAAAAAAGCACTCGTAACGATCGGAATAGTCGTGTATATATTAGGTCTTTTTTGTATATTTTCATACTATGGTATTACTTCAAATCTGTTTTCGTTACCAAAAGAGCTATTAAATACACAAAAACCTATACCATTTTTTGACGTACTTGATTTTATGACTTCAAATATTCTTATGCCTTTAGGAGCGATTACATTTAGTATTTTTGTCGGTTGGGTATTAAAACGTGAAGGAATTTATATATTATTTTCAAGATTTATGAGTAAAAATGTGTTTGAAATTTGGTATTTTACACTTCGTTTTGTTGCACCGATGGCTATTTTGACTATCGGAGTTTATCAACTTATAGTTAAGCTTAGCTAA